Proteins encoded in a region of the Nicotiana tomentosiformis chromosome 9, ASM39032v3, whole genome shotgun sequence genome:
- the LOC104086666 gene encoding cysteine proteinase inhibitor B, protein MAKTTKILSFILLFFIISVFSSTPSNALGGKKLGGRTQIQDVKTNKEIQDLGKFCVEEYNRNLQKQKQKVNNNNGLLSFSEVVEAEKQVVSGIKYYLKISATTSSGAPKMFDAVLVVKAWEKKKELLNFSPSPATK, encoded by the coding sequence ATGGCAAAAACAACAAAAATCCTCTCTTTTATCCTCCTTTTCTTTATCATCTCCGTATTTTCTTCAACCCCATCAAATGCTTTAGGTGGAAAAAAACTAGGTGGAAGAACACAAATCCAAGATGTGAAGACAAACAAAGAAATTCAAGATTTGGGAAAGTTTTGTGTTGAAGAGTATAACAGAAATTTGCAAAAACAAAAACAGAAggttaataataataatgggTTGTTGAGTTTTTCTGAGGTTGTTGAAGCAGAAAAACAAGTTGTTTCTGGTATTAAATATTACCTTAAAATCTCCGCAACTACTTCCTCAGGTGCTCCGAAAATGTTTGATGCTGTTTTGGTTGTTAAAGCTTGggagaaaaagaaagaattgCTTAACTTTTCTCCTTCTCCTGCTACTAAGTGA
- the LOC104086665 gene encoding probable UDP-N-acetylglucosamine--peptide N-acetylglucosaminyltransferase SEC isoform X2, whose translation MLSLQTDPRQYNHQQQQQQNQLLMISRVPSYDGGVTAGDQRIDSSFPFQSESALPFASIKSELSREDEDALLTLAHQNYKAGNYKQALEHSKAVYERNPGRTDNLLLFGAIYYQLHDFDMCIAKNEEALRIDPHFAECYGNMANAWKEKVNIDVAIRYYLIAIELRPNFADAWSNLASAYMRKGRLNEAAQCCRQALALNPRLVDAHSNLGNLMKAQGLVQEAYNCYVEALRIQPTFAIAWSNLAGLFMEAGDLNRALQYYKEAVKLKPNFSDAYLNLGNVYKALGMPQEAIVCYQRALQVRPDYAMAFGNLASVYYEQGNMEMAILNYRRAITCDAGFLEAYNNLGNALKDAGRVEEAIHCYRQCLSLQPSHPQALTNLGNIYMEWNMMSAAAQCYKATLVVTTGLSAPLNNLAIIYKQQGNYVEAISCYNEVLRIDPMAADGLVNRGNTYKEIGRVNEALQDYMRAISIRPAMAEAHANLASAYKDSGNVEAAIKSYRQALMLRSDFPEATCNLLHTLQCVCDWDNREKMFTEVEGILRRQIKMSVIPSVQPFHAIAYPLDPMLALDISCKYAQHCSVIAARYSLPPFTHPPPLPNMGGGRNGSLRVGYVSSDFGNHPLSHLMGSVFGMHDKENVEVFCYALSPNDGTEWRIRTQTEAEHFIDVSSLSSDVIARMINEDQIQILINLNGYTKGARNEIFAMQPAPIQVSYMGFPGTTGAKYIDYLVTDEFVSPTKYAHIYSEKLVHLPHCYFVNDYKQKNRDVLDPTCQPKRSDYGLPEDKFIFACFNQLYKMDPEIFITWCNILKRVPNSALWLLRFPAAGEMRLRAHAAAQGLQPDRIIFTDVAMKQEHIRRSSLADLFLDTPLCNAHTTGTDVLWAGLPMITLPLEKMATRVAGSLCVATGLGDEMVVSSMKEYEEKAVSLALNRPKLQDLTNRLKAVRMSCPLFDTARWVRNLERSYFKMWNLYCSGQHPQPFKVTENDSEFPFDRSL comes from the exons ATGTTGTCGCTGCAAACCGATCCTCGGCAGTACAATCATCAGCAGCAGCAACAGCAAAATCAGCTGCTGATGATTTCTAGGGTTCCGTCGTATGATGGTGGCGTTACCGCTGGTGATCAGAGGATTGATTCCTCTTTTCCGTTTCAGTCTGAATCCGCATTGCCTTTCGCTAGTATCAAGTCCGAGTTGTCTCGTGAAG ATGAGGACGCTCTTTTAACTCTTGCTCATCAGAACTACAAAGCTGGGAACTATAAACAGGCACTAGAGCATAGCAAGGCAGTTTATGAGAGAAATCCAGGGCGCACTGATAATCTTCTTCTTTTTGGGGCTATATATTATCAG TTGCACGATTTTGATATGTGCATTGCAAAGAATGAAGAAGCCCTAAGGATCGACCCACATTTTGCTGAGTGCTATGGAAATATGGCGAATGCTTGGAAG GAAAAAGTCAATATTGATGTTGCAATACGCTATTACTTAATTGCAATTGAG CTCCGTCCCAATTTTGCGGATGCATGGTCAAATTTAGCCAGCGCATATATGAGGAAAGGAAGGCTGAATGAGGCAGCCCAGTGTTGCCGCCAGGCTCTAGCATTAAATCCACGTTTG GTTGATGCTCACAGCAATCTCGGCAATCTGATGAAAGCACAAGGTCTAGTCCAAGAG gCATACAATTGTTATGTTGAAGCATTGCGTATACAACCTACATTTGCCATCGCATGGTCCAATCTTGCTGGCCTTTTTATGGAGGCAGGTGATCTTAACAGGGCTTTGCAGTACTACAAG GAAGCGGTCAAACTAAAACCGAACTTCTCAGATGCGTATCTGAATCTGGGAAATGTATACAAG GCTTTGGGAATGCCCCAGGAGGCCATTGTGTGTTATCAGCGTGCGCTCCAAGTACGACCAGACTATGCCATGGCTTTTG GCAACTTAGCTAGTGTGTACTATGAACAAGGAAATATGGAAATGGCAATACTTAACTACAGGAGAGCTATTACTTGTGATGCTGGATTCTTGGAGGCATATAACAATTTG GGTAATGCTCTGAAAGATGCTGGTAGAGTGGAGGAAGCAATTCATTGCTATCGT CAATGCCTCTCTCTTCAACCTAGCCATCCGCAAGCACTGACCAATCTGGGAAATATTTATATGGAGTG GAACATGATGAGTGCCGCTGCACAATGTTATAAAGCAACTTTGGTTGTGACAACAGGGCTCTCAGCTCCTTTGAACAATCTAGCCATAATATACAAGCAACAG GGTAATTATGTAGAAGCCATATCTTGCTACAATGAGGTACTCAGGATTGACCCAATGGCAGCTGATGGACTGGTCAATAGGGGTAACACATACAAAGAGATTGGTAGGGTTAATGAAGCTTTACAAGACTACATGCGTGCTATTTCCATTAGGCCTGCTATGGCAGAGGCTCATGCAAATTTGGCTTCAGCTTACAAGGATAG tGGCAACGTTGAAGCAGCTATAAAAAGCTATAGACAAGCTTTGATGCTACGCTCTGACTTCCCTGAAGCAACTTGTAATCTTCTCCACACGTTACAG TGTGTCTGTGATTGGGATAACCGAGAGAAGATGTTTACTGAAGTTGAGGGTATACTTAGAAGACAGATTAAG ATGTCCGTTATCCCAAGCGTTCAGCCTTTCCATGCGATTGCTTACCCTCTTGATCCAATGCTGGCTCTAGATATCAG TTGCAAGTATGCCCAGCACTGCTCTGTGATAGCAGCTCGCTACTCACTTCCTCCTTTCACCCATCCTCCCCCACTGCCAAATATGGGAGGTGGCAGGAACGGCAGCCTGAGGGTTGG ATATGTGAGCAGTGATTTCGGCAACCACCCACTATCGCATCTAATGGGTTCAGTTTTTGGGATGCATGACAAAGAGAATGTTGAG GTGTTCTGCTATGCTTTAAGTCCAAATGATGGTACAGAGTGGAGGATTCGCACCCAGACAGAAGCGGAGCATTTTATTGATGTGTCATCCTTGTCATCTGATGTGATAGCGAGGATGATTAATGAGGATCAAATACAGATACTTATCAACCTTAATGGTTATACCAAG GGGGCGAGAAATGAGATATTTGCCATGCAGCCCGCTCCAATCCAGGTTTCATACATGGGGTTTCCTGGAACCACAGGGGCAAAGTACATAGATTATTTGGTTACAGATGag TTTGTTTCACCTACGAAGTACGCGCATATTTACTCAGAAAAGCTTGTACATCTCCCTCATTGCTATTTTGTCAATGATTATAAGCAA AAAAACCGTGATGTGCTAGATCCAACCTGCCAACCGAAGCGCTCAGATTATGGACTGCCCGAGGATAAATTCATATTTGCATGTTTCAATCAGCTCTACAAAATGGACCCTGAGATTTTTATAACTTG GTGCAATATCCTCAAGCGTGTACCGAATAGTGCTCTTTGGCTTCTGAGGTTTCCAGCTGCAGGGGAGATGAGGCTCCGCGCAC ATGCTGCTGCACAAGGCCTGCAACCGGACCGAATTATTTTCACAGATGTTGCAATGAAACAAGAGCACATCAGGCGCAGCTCCTTGGCTGATCTTTTCCTTGACAC GCCTCTATGCAACGCACATACCACAGGAACAGATGTTCTCTGGGCTGGTCTACCAATGATAACCCTTCCCCTTGAGAAGATGGCTACTAGAGTTGCTGGTTCCCTATGTGTGGCCACAGGACTTGGGGATGAGATGGTTGTCAGCAG TATGAAGGAATATGAGGAGAAGGCAGTGTCATTGGCACTAAATCGTCCAAAGCTCCAAGATCTCACAAATAGACTAAAGGCTGTGCGCATGAGCTGCCCTTTATTTGATACAGCACGCTGG GTGAGGAATCTGGAACGTTCTTACTTTAAGATGTGGAATCTCTATTGCTCTGGCCAGCACCCTCAGCCCTTCAAAGTGACTGAAAATGACTCAGAGTTTCCTTTTGATCGCTCGTTGTAG
- the LOC104086665 gene encoding probable UDP-N-acetylglucosamine--peptide N-acetylglucosaminyltransferase SEC isoform X1, whose protein sequence is MLSLQTDPRQYNHQQQQQQNQLLMISRVPSYDGGVTAGDQRIDSSFPFQSESALPFASIKSELSREVDEDALLTLAHQNYKAGNYKQALEHSKAVYERNPGRTDNLLLFGAIYYQLHDFDMCIAKNEEALRIDPHFAECYGNMANAWKEKVNIDVAIRYYLIAIELRPNFADAWSNLASAYMRKGRLNEAAQCCRQALALNPRLVDAHSNLGNLMKAQGLVQEAYNCYVEALRIQPTFAIAWSNLAGLFMEAGDLNRALQYYKEAVKLKPNFSDAYLNLGNVYKALGMPQEAIVCYQRALQVRPDYAMAFGNLASVYYEQGNMEMAILNYRRAITCDAGFLEAYNNLGNALKDAGRVEEAIHCYRQCLSLQPSHPQALTNLGNIYMEWNMMSAAAQCYKATLVVTTGLSAPLNNLAIIYKQQGNYVEAISCYNEVLRIDPMAADGLVNRGNTYKEIGRVNEALQDYMRAISIRPAMAEAHANLASAYKDSGNVEAAIKSYRQALMLRSDFPEATCNLLHTLQCVCDWDNREKMFTEVEGILRRQIKMSVIPSVQPFHAIAYPLDPMLALDISCKYAQHCSVIAARYSLPPFTHPPPLPNMGGGRNGSLRVGYVSSDFGNHPLSHLMGSVFGMHDKENVEVFCYALSPNDGTEWRIRTQTEAEHFIDVSSLSSDVIARMINEDQIQILINLNGYTKGARNEIFAMQPAPIQVSYMGFPGTTGAKYIDYLVTDEFVSPTKYAHIYSEKLVHLPHCYFVNDYKQKNRDVLDPTCQPKRSDYGLPEDKFIFACFNQLYKMDPEIFITWCNILKRVPNSALWLLRFPAAGEMRLRAHAAAQGLQPDRIIFTDVAMKQEHIRRSSLADLFLDTPLCNAHTTGTDVLWAGLPMITLPLEKMATRVAGSLCVATGLGDEMVVSSMKEYEEKAVSLALNRPKLQDLTNRLKAVRMSCPLFDTARWVRNLERSYFKMWNLYCSGQHPQPFKVTENDSEFPFDRSL, encoded by the exons ATGTTGTCGCTGCAAACCGATCCTCGGCAGTACAATCATCAGCAGCAGCAACAGCAAAATCAGCTGCTGATGATTTCTAGGGTTCCGTCGTATGATGGTGGCGTTACCGCTGGTGATCAGAGGATTGATTCCTCTTTTCCGTTTCAGTCTGAATCCGCATTGCCTTTCGCTAGTATCAAGTCCGAGTTGTCTCGTGAAG TAGATGAGGACGCTCTTTTAACTCTTGCTCATCAGAACTACAAAGCTGGGAACTATAAACAGGCACTAGAGCATAGCAAGGCAGTTTATGAGAGAAATCCAGGGCGCACTGATAATCTTCTTCTTTTTGGGGCTATATATTATCAG TTGCACGATTTTGATATGTGCATTGCAAAGAATGAAGAAGCCCTAAGGATCGACCCACATTTTGCTGAGTGCTATGGAAATATGGCGAATGCTTGGAAG GAAAAAGTCAATATTGATGTTGCAATACGCTATTACTTAATTGCAATTGAG CTCCGTCCCAATTTTGCGGATGCATGGTCAAATTTAGCCAGCGCATATATGAGGAAAGGAAGGCTGAATGAGGCAGCCCAGTGTTGCCGCCAGGCTCTAGCATTAAATCCACGTTTG GTTGATGCTCACAGCAATCTCGGCAATCTGATGAAAGCACAAGGTCTAGTCCAAGAG gCATACAATTGTTATGTTGAAGCATTGCGTATACAACCTACATTTGCCATCGCATGGTCCAATCTTGCTGGCCTTTTTATGGAGGCAGGTGATCTTAACAGGGCTTTGCAGTACTACAAG GAAGCGGTCAAACTAAAACCGAACTTCTCAGATGCGTATCTGAATCTGGGAAATGTATACAAG GCTTTGGGAATGCCCCAGGAGGCCATTGTGTGTTATCAGCGTGCGCTCCAAGTACGACCAGACTATGCCATGGCTTTTG GCAACTTAGCTAGTGTGTACTATGAACAAGGAAATATGGAAATGGCAATACTTAACTACAGGAGAGCTATTACTTGTGATGCTGGATTCTTGGAGGCATATAACAATTTG GGTAATGCTCTGAAAGATGCTGGTAGAGTGGAGGAAGCAATTCATTGCTATCGT CAATGCCTCTCTCTTCAACCTAGCCATCCGCAAGCACTGACCAATCTGGGAAATATTTATATGGAGTG GAACATGATGAGTGCCGCTGCACAATGTTATAAAGCAACTTTGGTTGTGACAACAGGGCTCTCAGCTCCTTTGAACAATCTAGCCATAATATACAAGCAACAG GGTAATTATGTAGAAGCCATATCTTGCTACAATGAGGTACTCAGGATTGACCCAATGGCAGCTGATGGACTGGTCAATAGGGGTAACACATACAAAGAGATTGGTAGGGTTAATGAAGCTTTACAAGACTACATGCGTGCTATTTCCATTAGGCCTGCTATGGCAGAGGCTCATGCAAATTTGGCTTCAGCTTACAAGGATAG tGGCAACGTTGAAGCAGCTATAAAAAGCTATAGACAAGCTTTGATGCTACGCTCTGACTTCCCTGAAGCAACTTGTAATCTTCTCCACACGTTACAG TGTGTCTGTGATTGGGATAACCGAGAGAAGATGTTTACTGAAGTTGAGGGTATACTTAGAAGACAGATTAAG ATGTCCGTTATCCCAAGCGTTCAGCCTTTCCATGCGATTGCTTACCCTCTTGATCCAATGCTGGCTCTAGATATCAG TTGCAAGTATGCCCAGCACTGCTCTGTGATAGCAGCTCGCTACTCACTTCCTCCTTTCACCCATCCTCCCCCACTGCCAAATATGGGAGGTGGCAGGAACGGCAGCCTGAGGGTTGG ATATGTGAGCAGTGATTTCGGCAACCACCCACTATCGCATCTAATGGGTTCAGTTTTTGGGATGCATGACAAAGAGAATGTTGAG GTGTTCTGCTATGCTTTAAGTCCAAATGATGGTACAGAGTGGAGGATTCGCACCCAGACAGAAGCGGAGCATTTTATTGATGTGTCATCCTTGTCATCTGATGTGATAGCGAGGATGATTAATGAGGATCAAATACAGATACTTATCAACCTTAATGGTTATACCAAG GGGGCGAGAAATGAGATATTTGCCATGCAGCCCGCTCCAATCCAGGTTTCATACATGGGGTTTCCTGGAACCACAGGGGCAAAGTACATAGATTATTTGGTTACAGATGag TTTGTTTCACCTACGAAGTACGCGCATATTTACTCAGAAAAGCTTGTACATCTCCCTCATTGCTATTTTGTCAATGATTATAAGCAA AAAAACCGTGATGTGCTAGATCCAACCTGCCAACCGAAGCGCTCAGATTATGGACTGCCCGAGGATAAATTCATATTTGCATGTTTCAATCAGCTCTACAAAATGGACCCTGAGATTTTTATAACTTG GTGCAATATCCTCAAGCGTGTACCGAATAGTGCTCTTTGGCTTCTGAGGTTTCCAGCTGCAGGGGAGATGAGGCTCCGCGCAC ATGCTGCTGCACAAGGCCTGCAACCGGACCGAATTATTTTCACAGATGTTGCAATGAAACAAGAGCACATCAGGCGCAGCTCCTTGGCTGATCTTTTCCTTGACAC GCCTCTATGCAACGCACATACCACAGGAACAGATGTTCTCTGGGCTGGTCTACCAATGATAACCCTTCCCCTTGAGAAGATGGCTACTAGAGTTGCTGGTTCCCTATGTGTGGCCACAGGACTTGGGGATGAGATGGTTGTCAGCAG TATGAAGGAATATGAGGAGAAGGCAGTGTCATTGGCACTAAATCGTCCAAAGCTCCAAGATCTCACAAATAGACTAAAGGCTGTGCGCATGAGCTGCCCTTTATTTGATACAGCACGCTGG GTGAGGAATCTGGAACGTTCTTACTTTAAGATGTGGAATCTCTATTGCTCTGGCCAGCACCCTCAGCCCTTCAAAGTGACTGAAAATGACTCAGAGTTTCCTTTTGATCGCTCGTTGTAG
- the LOC104086665 gene encoding probable UDP-N-acetylglucosamine--peptide N-acetylglucosaminyltransferase SEC isoform X3 codes for MLSLQTDPRQYNHQQQQQQNQLLMISRVPSYDGGVTAGDQRIDSSFPFQSESALPFASIKSELSREVDEDALLTLAHQNYKAGNYKQALEHSKAVYERNPGRTDNLLLFGAIYYQLHDFDMCIAKNEEALRIDPHFAECYGNMANAWKEKVNIDVAIRYYLIAIELRPNFADAWSNLASAYMRKGRLNEAAQCCRQALALNPRLVDAHSNLGNLMKAQGLVQEAYNCYVEALRIQPTFAIAWSNLAGLFMEAGDLNRALQYYKEAVKLKPNFSDAYLNLGNVYKALGMPQEAIVCYQRALQVRPDYAMAFGNLASVYYEQGNMEMAILNYRRAITCDAGFLEAYNNLGNALKDAGRVEEAIHCYRQCLSLQPSHPQALTNLGNIYMEWNMMSAAAQCYKATLVVTTGLSAPLNNLAIIYKQQGNYVEAISCYNEVLRIDPMAADGLVNRGNTYKEIGRVNEALQDYMRAISIRPAMAEAHANLASAYKDSGNVEAAIKSYRQALMLRSDFPEATCNLLHTLQCVCDWDNREKMFTEVEGILRRQIKMSVIPSVQPFHAIAYPLDPMLALDISCKYAQHCSVIAARYSLPPFTHPPPLPNMGGGRNGSLRVGYVSSDFGNHPLSHLMGSVFGMHDKENVEVFCYALSPNDGTEWRIRTQTEAEHFIDVSSLSSDVIARMINEDQIQILINLNGYTKGARNEIFAMQPAPIQVSYMGFPGTTGAKYIDYLVTDEFVSPTKYAHIYSEKLVHLPHCYFVNDYKQKNRDVLDPTCQPKRSDYGLPEDKFIFACFNQLYKMDPEIFITWCNILKRVPNSALWLLRFPAAGEMRLRAHAAAQGLQPDRIIFTDVAMKQEHIRRSSLADLFLDTPLCNAHTTGTDVLWAGLPMITLPLEKMATRVAGSLCVATGLGDEMVVSSMKEYEEKAVSLALNRPKLQDLTNRLKAVRMSCPLFDTARWVSDRMQHQIYFLILVF; via the exons ATGTTGTCGCTGCAAACCGATCCTCGGCAGTACAATCATCAGCAGCAGCAACAGCAAAATCAGCTGCTGATGATTTCTAGGGTTCCGTCGTATGATGGTGGCGTTACCGCTGGTGATCAGAGGATTGATTCCTCTTTTCCGTTTCAGTCTGAATCCGCATTGCCTTTCGCTAGTATCAAGTCCGAGTTGTCTCGTGAAG TAGATGAGGACGCTCTTTTAACTCTTGCTCATCAGAACTACAAAGCTGGGAACTATAAACAGGCACTAGAGCATAGCAAGGCAGTTTATGAGAGAAATCCAGGGCGCACTGATAATCTTCTTCTTTTTGGGGCTATATATTATCAG TTGCACGATTTTGATATGTGCATTGCAAAGAATGAAGAAGCCCTAAGGATCGACCCACATTTTGCTGAGTGCTATGGAAATATGGCGAATGCTTGGAAG GAAAAAGTCAATATTGATGTTGCAATACGCTATTACTTAATTGCAATTGAG CTCCGTCCCAATTTTGCGGATGCATGGTCAAATTTAGCCAGCGCATATATGAGGAAAGGAAGGCTGAATGAGGCAGCCCAGTGTTGCCGCCAGGCTCTAGCATTAAATCCACGTTTG GTTGATGCTCACAGCAATCTCGGCAATCTGATGAAAGCACAAGGTCTAGTCCAAGAG gCATACAATTGTTATGTTGAAGCATTGCGTATACAACCTACATTTGCCATCGCATGGTCCAATCTTGCTGGCCTTTTTATGGAGGCAGGTGATCTTAACAGGGCTTTGCAGTACTACAAG GAAGCGGTCAAACTAAAACCGAACTTCTCAGATGCGTATCTGAATCTGGGAAATGTATACAAG GCTTTGGGAATGCCCCAGGAGGCCATTGTGTGTTATCAGCGTGCGCTCCAAGTACGACCAGACTATGCCATGGCTTTTG GCAACTTAGCTAGTGTGTACTATGAACAAGGAAATATGGAAATGGCAATACTTAACTACAGGAGAGCTATTACTTGTGATGCTGGATTCTTGGAGGCATATAACAATTTG GGTAATGCTCTGAAAGATGCTGGTAGAGTGGAGGAAGCAATTCATTGCTATCGT CAATGCCTCTCTCTTCAACCTAGCCATCCGCAAGCACTGACCAATCTGGGAAATATTTATATGGAGTG GAACATGATGAGTGCCGCTGCACAATGTTATAAAGCAACTTTGGTTGTGACAACAGGGCTCTCAGCTCCTTTGAACAATCTAGCCATAATATACAAGCAACAG GGTAATTATGTAGAAGCCATATCTTGCTACAATGAGGTACTCAGGATTGACCCAATGGCAGCTGATGGACTGGTCAATAGGGGTAACACATACAAAGAGATTGGTAGGGTTAATGAAGCTTTACAAGACTACATGCGTGCTATTTCCATTAGGCCTGCTATGGCAGAGGCTCATGCAAATTTGGCTTCAGCTTACAAGGATAG tGGCAACGTTGAAGCAGCTATAAAAAGCTATAGACAAGCTTTGATGCTACGCTCTGACTTCCCTGAAGCAACTTGTAATCTTCTCCACACGTTACAG TGTGTCTGTGATTGGGATAACCGAGAGAAGATGTTTACTGAAGTTGAGGGTATACTTAGAAGACAGATTAAG ATGTCCGTTATCCCAAGCGTTCAGCCTTTCCATGCGATTGCTTACCCTCTTGATCCAATGCTGGCTCTAGATATCAG TTGCAAGTATGCCCAGCACTGCTCTGTGATAGCAGCTCGCTACTCACTTCCTCCTTTCACCCATCCTCCCCCACTGCCAAATATGGGAGGTGGCAGGAACGGCAGCCTGAGGGTTGG ATATGTGAGCAGTGATTTCGGCAACCACCCACTATCGCATCTAATGGGTTCAGTTTTTGGGATGCATGACAAAGAGAATGTTGAG GTGTTCTGCTATGCTTTAAGTCCAAATGATGGTACAGAGTGGAGGATTCGCACCCAGACAGAAGCGGAGCATTTTATTGATGTGTCATCCTTGTCATCTGATGTGATAGCGAGGATGATTAATGAGGATCAAATACAGATACTTATCAACCTTAATGGTTATACCAAG GGGGCGAGAAATGAGATATTTGCCATGCAGCCCGCTCCAATCCAGGTTTCATACATGGGGTTTCCTGGAACCACAGGGGCAAAGTACATAGATTATTTGGTTACAGATGag TTTGTTTCACCTACGAAGTACGCGCATATTTACTCAGAAAAGCTTGTACATCTCCCTCATTGCTATTTTGTCAATGATTATAAGCAA AAAAACCGTGATGTGCTAGATCCAACCTGCCAACCGAAGCGCTCAGATTATGGACTGCCCGAGGATAAATTCATATTTGCATGTTTCAATCAGCTCTACAAAATGGACCCTGAGATTTTTATAACTTG GTGCAATATCCTCAAGCGTGTACCGAATAGTGCTCTTTGGCTTCTGAGGTTTCCAGCTGCAGGGGAGATGAGGCTCCGCGCAC ATGCTGCTGCACAAGGCCTGCAACCGGACCGAATTATTTTCACAGATGTTGCAATGAAACAAGAGCACATCAGGCGCAGCTCCTTGGCTGATCTTTTCCTTGACAC GCCTCTATGCAACGCACATACCACAGGAACAGATGTTCTCTGGGCTGGTCTACCAATGATAACCCTTCCCCTTGAGAAGATGGCTACTAGAGTTGCTGGTTCCCTATGTGTGGCCACAGGACTTGGGGATGAGATGGTTGTCAGCAG TATGAAGGAATATGAGGAGAAGGCAGTGTCATTGGCACTAAATCGTCCAAAGCTCCAAGATCTCACAAATAGACTAAAGGCTGTGCGCATGAGCTGCCCTTTATTTGATACAGCACGCTGGGTGAGTGATCGAATGCAACATCAGATTTACTTCTTGATTCTGGTGTTTTGA